From a single Deltaproteobacteria bacterium genomic region:
- a CDS encoding glucose 1-dehydrogenase produces MILDKFSVKGKVAIVTGASRGIGKVMSLTLAEGGADVVVAARTLEKLEALSEQIRLLNRNCLVCETDITEANNIEMMVEKTIHKFGKVDILVNNAGMNIRKRAIDLTEPEWDRVLNTNLKSYFFCAQAVAREMAKRNGGKIINIASIRSVIAPPMASAYTASKGGVSQLTKALAVEWAPYNIRVNAIAPGYTETELTAHFKEKEKDLYEKIRERTALKRWGLPEDFAGTLIYLASDASDYMTGQTLYVDGGYLLT; encoded by the coding sequence ATGATCCTTGATAAATTCTCTGTAAAAGGCAAAGTTGCCATTGTAACCGGAGCCAGCCGGGGAATCGGAAAAGTTATGTCTTTAACTCTAGCCGAAGGTGGAGCAGACGTAGTTGTAGCTGCTCGTACTTTAGAAAAATTAGAGGCTTTATCTGAACAAATTCGTTTGTTAAATCGGAATTGCCTGGTTTGTGAAACGGATATAACAGAAGCCAATAACATTGAGATGATGGTGGAAAAGACCATCCATAAATTTGGTAAAGTAGACATCCTTGTAAATAATGCAGGTATGAATATCCGTAAGAGGGCGATTGATTTAACTGAGCCAGAATGGGACAGGGTTCTAAATACCAACTTGAAATCTTATTTTTTTTGTGCCCAGGCTGTGGCCAGAGAAATGGCTAAAAGAAATGGAGGAAAAATAATAAACATAGCATCCATTCGGAGTGTTATTGCCCCTCCCATGGCTTCAGCCTATACCGCAAGTAAAGGGGGAGTATCTCAACTAACCAAAGCGCTGGCAGTAGAATGGGCTCCATATAACATTCGTGTGAATGCCATAGCCCCCGGTTATACGGAAACGGAATTAACTGCGCACTTTAAAGAGAAAGAAAAAGACCTTTATGAAAAAATTCGGGAGCGAACAGCTCTCAAAAGGTGGGGACTTCCGGAAGATTTTGCGGGTACTTTAATTTATCTGGCATCAGATGCCTCGGATTATATGACTGGACAAACCCTCTATGTTGATGGAGGATATTTGCTAACATAG
- a CDS encoding acyl-CoA dehydrogenase family protein has product MNFDLTEEQAAMEQMARNFAEKEVVPNLKKEEFNRDLVSKMGELGLFGSAFPEGMGGSNSGFLAHSIVCEQISTYDSGLRALFNLQAMTVPYTMMEWGNDAVRRKYVKGLVTAEKLGCTCFSEPNAGSDIAAIETKVVDKGDYFLINGSKTWISNGTVADYAVVYCTFNRSLKHNGLCAIVVETNQPGWQPHEIPKLGDKASPIAEVFLEDVTAPQGNLLGEWGGGFKVAMTALDRGRISVGSGAVGICQACLNASVKYANERVQFGRPIRDYQMVKQIIADMVTYTEAARFLVRRGAWLNDQGRPFTREIALAKYFAGEAAVRAAGWAMEIHGGMGYSLEHPVEKYYRDSKLYQVGEGTANIMRILIADDALGVKKANRPRLKVPGDFRDLS; this is encoded by the coding sequence ATGAATTTTGATCTCACCGAGGAACAAGCGGCCATGGAGCAAATGGCCAGGAATTTTGCGGAAAAAGAAGTTGTTCCCAATTTGAAAAAAGAAGAGTTCAACCGTGACCTGGTGAGTAAAATGGGGGAACTGGGCCTTTTCGGGAGTGCCTTCCCCGAGGGTATGGGAGGTTCAAACTCGGGCTTTCTGGCTCATTCCATTGTCTGCGAGCAGATCTCCACTTACGACTCGGGATTGCGGGCTCTTTTCAATCTTCAGGCCATGACCGTGCCCTACACGATGATGGAATGGGGGAATGATGCCGTGCGCCGGAAATATGTTAAGGGTCTGGTTACGGCCGAAAAATTAGGCTGTACGTGTTTCTCCGAGCCTAACGCCGGATCGGACATCGCGGCCATCGAGACCAAGGTCGTGGACAAGGGAGACTACTTCTTGATCAACGGGTCCAAGACCTGGATCTCCAACGGAACCGTAGCCGATTATGCCGTGGTCTATTGCACTTTTAACCGATCTCTTAAACATAACGGTCTGTGTGCCATTGTGGTAGAGACCAATCAGCCGGGCTGGCAGCCCCATGAAATCCCTAAGCTCGGGGATAAAGCCTCGCCCATTGCCGAGGTTTTTTTGGAAGATGTCACGGCGCCCCAAGGAAACCTCCTGGGAGAATGGGGGGGCGGGTTTAAAGTGGCCATGACCGCTCTGGACAGGGGTCGGATCAGCGTGGGTAGTGGCGCCGTAGGGATTTGCCAGGCTTGCCTCAATGCCTCCGTAAAGTATGCGAATGAGCGCGTACAATTCGGCCGCCCGATTCGGGACTACCAGATGGTCAAACAGATCATCGCCGATATGGTTACCTACACCGAAGCTGCCCGTTTCCTGGTCCGCCGGGGGGCTTGGTTAAATGATCAGGGGCGGCCTTTTACCCGGGAAATTGCCCTGGCCAAATATTTTGCCGGCGAAGCAGCGGTGCGTGCTGCTGGATGGGCCATGGAAATCCATGGAGGGATGGGTTATTCCCTCGAACATCCGGTGGAAAAATATTACCGGGACTCCAAGCTCTATCAGGTGGGGGAAGGCACTGCCAACATCATGCGCATTCTGATCGCCGACGATGCCCTGGGGGTGAAAAAAGCCAATCGTCCCCGCTTGAAGGTTCCCGGCGATTTCCGCGACCTGAGTTAA
- a CDS encoding PaaI family thioesterase gives MEIAARDKYNLCFACGQGNPIGLKLAFRFEDGKAKAEFIPGPYHQSWNGIFHGGLLALCLDEAFGYVLYFQGIKGMTAKMEMRIRKTIRTGQKIFLTGEVKKRTRKLIETYARAELEDGTLAAEATASMYVTDQEFA, from the coding sequence ATGGAAATTGCTGCGCGGGACAAATACAATCTTTGCTTTGCCTGCGGCCAGGGTAACCCCATTGGCTTAAAGCTGGCTTTCCGCTTTGAAGATGGGAAGGCGAAAGCGGAGTTTATTCCTGGCCCCTACCATCAAAGCTGGAACGGCATTTTCCACGGTGGCCTTCTCGCCCTCTGTTTGGACGAAGCCTTCGGGTATGTCCTCTATTTTCAGGGCATCAAGGGGATGACAGCTAAGATGGAAATGCGCATCCGGAAAACCATCCGCACCGGCCAAAAAATCTTTCTTACCGGCGAGGTGAAAAAAAGAACCCGGAAACTTATAGAAACCTATGCCAGGGCCGAGTTGGAAGACGGTACCCTGGCGGCTGAAGCCACTGCCTCTATGTACGTTACCGACCAGGAGTTTGCATAA
- a CDS encoding winged helix-turn-helix domain-containing protein — MIDQIGEIAGKVWMFLKQNGESNLNQLKKGIKADPNLILQAIGWLAREDKILIEKKGRFVTYALKD; from the coding sequence ATGATTGACCAAATCGGGGAGATTGCCGGTAAGGTTTGGATGTTCCTCAAGCAAAATGGGGAATCCAATTTGAACCAATTGAAGAAGGGCATAAAGGCTGACCCCAATTTAATTCTTCAGGCCATTGGGTGGCTGGCCCGAGAAGACAAAATACTTATCGAAAAGAAAGGGCGCTTCGTTACTTACGCCCTGAAAGACTGA
- a CDS encoding diacylglycerol kinase family lipid kinase, which translates to MKSLFILNPSAGKGQGRNLLSPLVKKLSELGFSADCFLPRHPDEALAMARNAQDKGCDLLVACGGDGTVHSLLPALVNRPTTLGLLPLGTANDLARNWNIPLNLNRALALLTTGRPKMVDIITTHSGVFIAGAAGLGLDAGVVKRVSEWRKHWKGFVPFFFATWVEFLKFRPPRVSIAAGNWHYQGPAWQVLFTNIRRYARFVKTTPFGKLDDGLMEICLIPGIAKFHLLTLFPLFLSLGFRGIPRARLLSATEGVIESFPPLTFQGDGELIGKTPVAFRVLPKALKVMMPPPTEG; encoded by the coding sequence TTGAAATCCCTGTTTATCCTCAATCCATCTGCAGGCAAAGGCCAAGGGAGAAATCTCCTTTCTCCCTTGGTTAAAAAGCTCTCAGAACTTGGATTTTCCGCTGATTGCTTCCTTCCCCGACATCCTGATGAAGCTCTCGCTATGGCCCGGAACGCTCAGGACAAAGGATGCGACCTTCTTGTTGCTTGCGGAGGAGACGGGACGGTTCATTCCCTCCTTCCGGCCCTGGTGAACCGCCCGACCACTTTGGGACTACTCCCCTTGGGCACTGCCAATGACTTGGCCCGGAACTGGAATATTCCCTTAAACTTAAACCGGGCTCTGGCTCTTCTCACCACAGGTCGACCCAAGATGGTGGATATCATCACAACCCACTCCGGAGTTTTTATCGCGGGGGCTGCGGGATTGGGATTAGATGCAGGCGTTGTCAAGCGGGTCAGTGAATGGAGAAAACATTGGAAAGGTTTTGTTCCTTTCTTTTTTGCGACTTGGGTAGAATTTCTTAAATTTCGCCCTCCCAGGGTTTCCATTGCCGCGGGGAATTGGCATTACCAGGGGCCAGCCTGGCAAGTCCTTTTCACCAACATTCGCCGCTACGCTCGATTTGTCAAGACGACCCCCTTCGGAAAGCTTGACGATGGGTTGATGGAAATCTGTTTGATACCCGGTATTGCCAAATTTCATCTCCTGACACTTTTCCCCCTTTTTCTTTCGCTCGGGTTTAGGGGAATCCCTCGGGCTCGTCTGCTTTCCGCCACCGAGGGCGTTATTGAATCTTTTCCCCCGCTCACCTTCCAGGGAGACGGAGAGTTAATTGGAAAAACTCCCGTAGCGTTCCGCGTTCTTCCCAAGGCTCTCAAAGTCATGATGCCCCCTCCAACCGAAGGGTAA
- a CDS encoding 3-keto-5-aminohexanoate cleavage protein: MDKLIITVAIIGGITTREKTPYPPMTPQEIAESAIESYHAGAAVCHIHVRDPKTHAPSMKFELYKEVYERIREKCDMVINLSTGSGGRLLYDPQSNTWNTSELKSPEERVEHVLKLKPELCSLDVGTLNFGPRAFINLVPIVEKMAGLIKEAGVKPELEVFDIGHIRIAKHLIRQGIVAKPPLFQLCLGIPWGIEATTENMVYMRNNLPGETLWYAFAIGAQHFQMAAASMTNGGHARVGFEDNLYIQKNVLAKTNAEMVRKVVEIANLMDREVATAKEARQILGLGK; this comes from the coding sequence ATGGATAAACTGATCATTACCGTCGCCATTATCGGAGGCATCACTACCCGGGAGAAGACTCCCTACCCGCCCATGACTCCCCAGGAGATCGCGGAAAGCGCCATCGAAAGCTATCATGCCGGAGCGGCAGTCTGCCATATTCACGTCCGGGATCCGAAGACCCATGCCCCCTCAATGAAGTTTGAGCTCTACAAGGAAGTTTACGAACGCATCCGGGAAAAATGTGACATGGTGATTAACCTCAGCACCGGCTCCGGGGGACGCCTGCTTTACGATCCGCAGAGCAATACCTGGAATACTTCAGAGTTGAAGAGCCCGGAAGAGCGCGTAGAACATGTGCTGAAACTGAAGCCCGAACTCTGTTCTCTGGATGTGGGGACCTTGAACTTCGGGCCGAGAGCATTCATCAACCTGGTGCCCATCGTGGAGAAAATGGCTGGCCTGATCAAAGAAGCAGGGGTCAAGCCGGAACTCGAAGTTTTCGACATCGGCCATATCCGTATCGCCAAACATCTGATCCGCCAAGGGATTGTGGCCAAGCCTCCTTTATTCCAACTCTGCCTGGGCATTCCCTGGGGCATCGAAGCCACCACCGAGAATATGGTTTATATGCGCAACAACCTGCCCGGCGAAACCCTGTGGTATGCTTTCGCCATCGGGGCGCAGCATTTTCAAATGGCCGCGGCTTCTATGACCAATGGCGGACATGCCCGGGTTGGGTTCGAAGATAATCTTTACATTCAAAAGAACGTTTTGGCTAAAACCAATGCGGAGATGGTCAGAAAAGTGGTAGAAATCGCCAACCTTATGGACCGGGAAGTGGCTACGGCAAAGGAAGCCCGGCAAATATTGGGTCTGGGAAAATAA